One window of the Dehalococcoidia bacterium genome contains the following:
- a CDS encoding hydantoinase B/oxoprolinase family protein: MDVDVITQTVVQARLDGIVREMQAAVLRTGFSTIIRESHDFSAGITDINGAVIGQFSPLPTHLGAYPDCVRGVLDFYSIEEMQEGDCFLANHPYYSGCPHPNDMVVVLPIFVEGKVIAFCASMGHKADIGGQSPGSRNTIARDVFGDGFQIMPVLFQRDGQFIKEVEHFLRSNSRTPELVIGDLAAQAGALRSIGALRVKALAKEYGASVLLGAIEQIIARIEARVRSHISEWTDGAFEAEALIDDIVDPTKTIKLHVSAIKEKDSLILDFSKSDDQSEGPINVRPPFIRGMAYFAAIAMMDPSVPNNGGLAKAIECKFREGSIVSPSFPAPVGFYSTTMATIEDIVFEAVSKAAGKPPVAHNAPSSMVVLGTSGVGRARYVQYELLRTGNGAFVGGDGYTGTGHSWAGGAKFTSVEILESEFDVELERFALIPDSGGAGSYRGGLGLTRQYRVLKQSKYSGGTARQNDPAHGVNGGYPGAKGVITVNPGQSNEKQYRGLISNLELEQNDIIRIDTGSSGGAGAPASRDPSLIASDLRNGYITPSTALQIYNFSQKDIDEALKVE; this comes from the coding sequence TTGGACGTCGATGTAATTACGCAAACAGTTGTTCAGGCAAGACTGGATGGCATTGTTCGTGAAATGCAGGCTGCAGTTTTACGTACTGGGTTCTCTACTATTATTCGCGAGTCACACGATTTCTCTGCTGGTATTACAGATATAAATGGCGCCGTAATTGGCCAATTCTCTCCTCTACCCACGCATCTGGGAGCTTATCCAGACTGCGTTCGTGGGGTACTAGATTTTTACAGTATTGAAGAAATGCAGGAGGGAGATTGTTTTCTCGCAAATCACCCCTATTACTCAGGATGCCCTCACCCAAACGATATGGTTGTTGTTTTGCCTATATTTGTAGAGGGAAAAGTTATAGCGTTCTGCGCAAGCATGGGGCACAAAGCCGATATTGGAGGGCAGTCGCCTGGCTCACGAAATACGATAGCGAGAGACGTGTTTGGGGATGGATTCCAGATTATGCCAGTCCTTTTCCAAAGGGACGGCCAATTTATCAAAGAGGTGGAGCACTTCTTACGATCAAACAGTCGCACTCCTGAATTAGTTATTGGTGACCTAGCTGCACAAGCAGGCGCACTTAGGAGCATTGGGGCATTGCGCGTAAAGGCTCTTGCTAAGGAATATGGTGCTAGCGTGCTGCTTGGGGCAATTGAGCAAATAATTGCACGTATTGAGGCTAGAGTTCGAAGCCATATTTCGGAATGGACAGACGGTGCTTTCGAGGCAGAGGCATTAATTGATGACATTGTGGATCCAACGAAAACTATCAAGCTGCATGTCTCTGCTATCAAGGAAAAAGACAGCCTGATTCTGGATTTTTCAAAATCTGACGACCAGAGCGAAGGCCCGATAAACGTAAGACCTCCGTTCATTCGCGGCATGGCCTATTTCGCTGCAATAGCAATGATGGATCCAAGCGTTCCTAATAATGGAGGGCTTGCTAAGGCAATTGAATGTAAATTCCGTGAAGGCTCTATCGTCTCTCCAAGCTTCCCTGCTCCTGTAGGGTTTTACTCCACCACTATGGCGACTATTGAAGATATTGTATTTGAAGCTGTCAGTAAGGCAGCTGGAAAGCCACCTGTTGCACATAACGCACCATCCTCAATGGTTGTACTAGGCACTTCAGGTGTAGGTCGAGCAAGGTACGTTCAATATGAATTACTTCGCACTGGTAACGGCGCTTTTGTAGGCGGAGATGGATACACTGGAACTGGGCATTCATGGGCCGGGGGTGCAAAATTCACTAGTGTGGAAATCTTAGAATCCGAATTCGATGTGGAATTAGAACGGTTCGCTTTAATTCCAGACTCAGGTGGGGCAGGTAGTTATCGTGGAGGCTTAGGTCTAACAAGGCAGTATCGAGTGCTTAAGCAAAGCAAGTATTCCGGAGGGACAGCGAGGCAAAATGACCCTGCGCATGGTGTTAATGGAGGCTACCCGGGAGCTAAAGGGGTCATTACAGTTAATCCGGGACAAAGCAACGAGAAGCAGTATCGCGGGTTAATTTCAAATTTGGAATTAGAACAAAATGACATTATCCGTATAGACACAGGTAGTTCCGGAGGAGCTGGGGCACCTGCATCTCGAGACCCTAGTTTAATTGCTTCAGATCTCAGAAATGGCTACATAACACCATCTACTGCATTACAAATTTATAATTTTTCTCAGAAAGATATTGACGAAGCTTTAAAGGTCGAATAG
- a CDS encoding branched-chain amino acid ABC transporter permease — translation MDTFIQIAINALALGSLYALLSLGFAVIYNTVRIFHVLHGAAFLVAGYSTYWFTKGEIFGYSPGFNIWVSAAIGIVLAGVSGIVMELFIYRQFRKKGAGFLVSFLGSLAALFFVEGMLITVAKTTHRMARPGGPLPTVNIQNEALGLDLYFTWHTINTIWLVALLVVAVTLFFKYTQWGRMIRAVASNPDLAVAVGINASHVYLLVFILGSTLAGIGGVVQTYETGITPIVGIHLAITAAGGVIIGGIGSLPGAVVGGLALGLAQTLAAYFFGGNWAEPAGFVLLLLVVLFRPYGLLGTREHRELRRLL, via the coding sequence TTGGACACCTTTATTCAAATCGCTATAAACGCATTAGCTCTCGGCTCCTTATACGCTCTGCTTTCTCTGGGATTTGCAGTCATCTACAACACGGTCCGGATTTTCCATGTCTTGCATGGAGCAGCCTTCCTAGTCGCTGGCTACTCTACGTATTGGTTCACTAAAGGAGAAATATTCGGGTATTCCCCAGGTTTTAATATATGGGTTTCTGCTGCAATTGGTATCGTATTAGCCGGCGTATCAGGCATCGTTATGGAATTGTTTATTTACCGGCAATTCCGCAAAAAAGGAGCTGGATTTCTTGTTTCGTTCCTTGGATCCCTTGCGGCGTTATTTTTCGTAGAAGGCATGCTAATTACTGTGGCAAAGACCACCCACCGAATGGCACGGCCTGGTGGTCCACTTCCAACAGTGAATATCCAAAATGAGGCACTTGGCCTTGATTTGTATTTCACATGGCATACGATAAATACAATTTGGCTTGTAGCACTTTTAGTAGTTGCGGTCACGTTGTTTTTCAAATACACCCAATGGGGCAGAATGATCAGAGCTGTAGCAAGCAACCCGGACTTAGCAGTAGCGGTCGGGATTAACGCCTCGCATGTGTATTTATTAGTTTTCATTCTTGGGTCGACTTTGGCTGGCATAGGCGGGGTAGTGCAAACTTATGAAACAGGAATCACTCCAATAGTAGGTATCCATCTCGCAATTACGGCTGCTGGCGGCGTGATTATTGGCGGTATTGGTAGTCTTCCCGGCGCTGTAGTTGGAGGGCTCGCACTTGGGCTAGCACAAACATTGGCCGCATATTTCTTTGGCGGCAACTGGGCAGAGCCCGCAGGATTTGTGCTGTTGCTATTGGTAGTGCTTTTCAGACCTTACGGACTGCTTGGAACACGGGAGCACCGAGAATTGAGGAGACTGCTTTAA
- a CDS encoding hydantoinase/oxoprolinase family protein: protein MSNSKKFIDLSIIIDSRYSAAESTRGIELMKTVAVDTGGTFTDMVVLDHVSGEVEVLKTPSTPHDPGQAIIDGLAELLAGGLNATDVASFTHGTTVGTNILVQDKGARVGLLITDGFSGVNDVWQIPRFGSDLSDIYVEKNPPVEPWLREEVVERVDFEGNVKIPLDIAQARDAIIRLKKKGAESIAVVLLFSFLNSTHEQALSKMLQEEFPDGSVSLSSEILPQIREFPRLSTTVANARLAPAMTDYLNKLAQRLRDLGVSTEQLYIMQSNGGVAKITSVVPITTLLSGPCAGSEAGMQIANSAGFPNMVSFDVGGTSSDIALGEGGQVLEQTSVLVGDWEIATPMLMINTIGAGGGTIAWIDGGGALQVGPHSAGAAPGPVAYDKGGTQPTVTDANVVLGYLHPEYLLGGKVKTNKQKAYDAIAEMGAQLGIDPMSTAEGIIRIINAKMEEGIREVSTERGYDLRNFVLVAFGGAGPVHAARLAADLGMHKVVVPPMPGVSSALGLVMADPRRDFVRSRLRPLDSLEPADLASVFSELEDQARNEFISDGFESELISCSFSIDLRYQGQGYELNVSVGDDPKVTKASMSDLRDRFDVAHEQLFGHSAKGEPVEAVNYRVRSTVKVPKFSMRKDDRNLGSIDSAKVADREVFFDRKSGLVSTPVYDRTLLCPGHEINGPAIIDQLDSTTVLHPGQNAIVDDYSNLIITP from the coding sequence ATGTCAAACTCAAAAAAATTTATAGACCTTTCCATCATTATCGACTCAAGGTATAGTGCCGCCGAGTCCACTAGAGGCATTGAGCTTATGAAAACGGTTGCAGTAGATACTGGCGGTACATTTACAGACATGGTCGTACTAGACCATGTCTCAGGTGAAGTAGAGGTCCTCAAAACTCCTTCTACTCCACATGACCCTGGCCAGGCAATTATTGACGGATTAGCAGAATTACTGGCAGGAGGATTGAATGCAACAGACGTTGCTTCCTTCACGCACGGCACGACAGTAGGTACAAACATTTTGGTCCAGGATAAAGGTGCACGTGTTGGACTTCTAATAACCGACGGGTTCAGCGGGGTTAATGATGTTTGGCAAATCCCAAGATTTGGGAGTGATCTATCTGACATATATGTGGAGAAAAATCCACCTGTGGAGCCATGGTTACGAGAAGAAGTGGTCGAGCGAGTTGATTTTGAAGGTAATGTGAAAATCCCTTTAGACATAGCTCAAGCAAGAGATGCAATTATCCGTTTAAAAAAGAAAGGTGCAGAGTCGATTGCTGTAGTACTTCTTTTTTCATTTTTAAATAGCACGCATGAACAGGCGCTATCCAAAATGCTTCAAGAAGAGTTCCCAGACGGATCTGTGTCCCTTTCTTCTGAGATTCTTCCTCAAATTAGAGAATTCCCAAGACTAAGCACGACAGTTGCAAATGCACGGCTTGCTCCTGCAATGACCGACTATCTGAATAAATTAGCTCAAAGGTTACGTGACTTAGGTGTTTCAACTGAGCAGCTCTACATCATGCAATCAAATGGCGGAGTAGCGAAAATTACAAGCGTTGTTCCAATTACGACACTGCTGTCTGGCCCTTGTGCTGGATCGGAAGCAGGTATGCAAATTGCTAACTCTGCAGGGTTCCCTAATATGGTCTCCTTCGACGTGGGAGGTACCAGCAGTGATATTGCCCTTGGTGAAGGAGGGCAGGTCTTAGAGCAAACTTCAGTACTAGTCGGTGACTGGGAAATTGCAACACCAATGCTGATGATAAATACGATAGGTGCAGGAGGTGGAACAATTGCCTGGATAGATGGTGGGGGCGCTCTCCAGGTCGGACCTCACAGCGCAGGTGCTGCACCAGGCCCTGTGGCCTATGACAAAGGCGGTACGCAGCCGACAGTAACAGATGCCAACGTAGTACTTGGATATCTGCACCCAGAATATCTCCTTGGAGGTAAAGTCAAAACTAATAAGCAAAAGGCTTATGACGCGATTGCAGAAATGGGTGCGCAACTTGGCATTGATCCCATGAGCACTGCAGAGGGAATCATCAGGATCATCAACGCGAAAATGGAAGAAGGTATACGCGAGGTATCAACTGAACGCGGCTACGATTTACGTAACTTTGTCTTAGTTGCATTTGGCGGAGCAGGACCAGTCCATGCTGCAAGGCTTGCTGCTGATTTAGGTATGCATAAAGTCGTCGTGCCTCCTATGCCAGGTGTTAGCTCTGCGTTAGGTTTAGTTATGGCCGACCCGCGAAGAGATTTCGTTCGATCGCGATTACGCCCATTAGATTCATTGGAGCCTGCTGATTTGGCTTCTGTTTTTAGTGAATTAGAGGACCAAGCGAGGAATGAGTTCATTTCAGATGGATTTGAAAGTGAACTCATTAGCTGTTCGTTTTCCATAGATTTGCGATACCAAGGTCAGGGCTATGAGCTTAATGTTTCCGTAGGTGACGATCCGAAAGTCACTAAAGCGAGCATGAGTGATCTGCGAGATCGTTTCGATGTAGCCCACGAGCAATTGTTTGGGCATAGCGCAAAAGGTGAACCAGTAGAGGCAGTGAATTACAGGGTTCGTTCCACGGTGAAAGTGCCCAAATTCTCCATGCGAAAAGATGATAGGAACCTTGGCTCAATTGACTCAGCAAAAGTCGCTGATAGAGAAGTGTTTTTTGATAGGAAATCAGGGTTAGTTTCAACTCCAGTCTACGATAGAACGCTTTTATGCCCTGGGCATGAAATTAATGGACCAGCGATCATTGATCAATTAGATAGCACTACAGTCCTTCATCCTGGACAGAACGCTATCGTGGATGACTATAGCAATTTAATTATCACTCCTTAA
- a CDS encoding ABC transporter substrate-binding protein: MQGIKSIRYGLLAFAAVAALMTVVACGGDDPTPTPAPAAAAPAAAPAPEPQVLKVGFTVPMSGTYAQWGRLASGMQCAIDELHDSGELGNVTMELLPEDSKADQAEGVTGLRKLASLDGAPVIMTIFTGIGLAQKPVAEELEVVLVSSGIQNPKFAKGSDWVFRNALNTTWNADALVRYITEEAKEDLKGETWAVFKEEGNDSLDLQIDRLKELAAEMGFTVAVENYQKGDTKFDTPITKIKKLEPKIVQTMALGQELGLIFNAMAQQGVKPDYRLSGGGAEGNVDLIRIAGDNANGIIYSAPAYEAGADPRTQRFVDCYSKAQGGDTPDTYAASFYDGTLFIAEAVKSGADVSSAADIRDHLAKVKSVHGVSGRWDYTSDGDAWAPVSIGQVQDGKFVKIVSQIEPY; this comes from the coding sequence ATGCAGGGGATTAAAAGTATTCGATATGGTTTGTTAGCTTTTGCAGCTGTAGCTGCACTTATGACAGTAGTTGCGTGTGGAGGGGACGACCCTACACCTACGCCAGCCCCTGCGGCTGCGGCTCCTGCTGCTGCACCAGCACCTGAACCACAGGTCCTAAAGGTAGGTTTTACTGTCCCAATGTCAGGCACATACGCCCAATGGGGACGCCTAGCTTCAGGCATGCAGTGTGCAATAGATGAGTTGCACGACTCTGGAGAGCTTGGGAACGTGACAATGGAATTATTACCCGAGGACTCCAAAGCTGACCAGGCTGAGGGTGTAACAGGGTTAAGGAAATTGGCTTCACTTGATGGTGCTCCTGTGATCATGACTATCTTCACAGGCATCGGATTAGCACAAAAACCTGTAGCTGAAGAGCTGGAGGTTGTGCTGGTTAGCTCAGGTATACAGAACCCTAAGTTTGCTAAAGGTAGCGACTGGGTGTTCCGTAATGCTTTGAACACCACCTGGAACGCTGATGCTTTGGTTCGTTACATTACCGAGGAAGCAAAAGAAGACCTGAAAGGTGAGACATGGGCAGTCTTCAAGGAAGAAGGAAATGACTCCCTCGACCTGCAGATTGACCGACTGAAGGAACTGGCCGCGGAAATGGGCTTTACTGTTGCAGTAGAGAACTACCAAAAGGGTGACACTAAATTTGACACCCCCATTACTAAGATCAAGAAACTAGAGCCAAAAATTGTACAAACGATGGCTTTGGGCCAGGAACTTGGCTTAATTTTCAATGCCATGGCCCAACAGGGCGTCAAGCCTGACTACCGATTATCGGGTGGTGGAGCAGAGGGTAACGTTGATTTGATCCGTATTGCTGGTGATAACGCCAACGGTATTATTTACTCAGCACCTGCCTATGAGGCCGGCGCTGACCCTCGGACTCAACGGTTCGTAGACTGCTACTCGAAGGCACAGGGTGGAGACACTCCTGATACTTATGCTGCATCTTTCTACGACGGCACTTTATTCATTGCTGAAGCTGTGAAATCTGGCGCTGATGTTTCAAGTGCTGCTGATATCCGCGATCATTTGGCCAAGGTCAAGTCAGTACACGGTGTATCAGGACGATGGGATTACACTTCCGATGGTGATGCCTGGGCCCCGGTTTCGATAGGACAGGTTCAGGATGGTAAATTTGTGAAGATCGTTTCACAAATCGAGCCTTATTAA
- a CDS encoding ATP-binding cassette domain-containing protein, translating into MAVLEISNINKSFGGNLVLDNVSMKAELGKVTGLIGPNGAGKSTLLNIVSGFLKADSGSILMNGVNIAGKPPYKAYKTGIARTFQDAQVLFYMNGLDNVVVSSPNQRGEAEYNALLRPRMVAKEEKERRIEAMAHLKELNIESKAESLSQALSYGQQKLLEFARMLNSRAEVFLLDEPMAGIHPDLIEGLTKMIRAAATDHGKAVILVEHNLKVVMDVADHVVVVRGEVVVEGKPSEIEKDERLTNAFLGFVSNAAT; encoded by the coding sequence ATGGCAGTATTAGAAATATCAAATATAAATAAAAGCTTTGGGGGAAACCTTGTGCTGGATAACGTCAGCATGAAGGCCGAACTTGGGAAAGTTACAGGATTAATCGGGCCTAACGGCGCGGGGAAATCCACTCTCCTGAATATCGTATCAGGCTTTTTAAAAGCCGACTCAGGCAGCATTTTGATGAACGGGGTAAATATAGCGGGGAAACCTCCCTATAAAGCATACAAAACAGGCATAGCACGAACTTTTCAAGATGCACAGGTTCTTTTCTACATGAACGGCCTCGATAATGTCGTGGTTTCATCTCCGAATCAGAGAGGCGAAGCGGAGTACAACGCCTTATTACGTCCTCGAATGGTTGCAAAGGAAGAAAAAGAACGCCGCATCGAAGCGATGGCGCATTTAAAAGAGCTTAACATTGAATCAAAGGCTGAGAGTCTTTCCCAGGCATTATCATACGGGCAGCAAAAACTCCTTGAATTTGCCAGAATGCTGAATTCTCGCGCTGAAGTTTTCCTGCTAGATGAGCCTATGGCAGGTATCCATCCAGATCTTATTGAAGGACTCACCAAAATGATTCGGGCTGCAGCAACTGACCACGGTAAAGCAGTAATTCTGGTAGAGCATAATCTTAAGGTTGTAATGGACGTTGCTGATCATGTTGTAGTTGTTAGAGGGGAAGTTGTTGTGGAAGGAAAGCCTTCAGAGATAGAAAAAGATGAACGGCTTACTAATGCATTTTTAGGATTTGTATCAAATGCCGCTACTTGA
- a CDS encoding branched-chain amino acid ABC transporter permease, producing MDYFADLAVKLSIFAILATSLNMSVGYTGLMSLSHAGFMGVGAYTFAILTTQSTNPPPGAEMFNLPYWPALLVAGIIAAVAAIIVSPILRLRGHFFVLATVTVQLTMVQVLLSWKWMTNGSLAIRDVPRPSFLGHVVGSPQEFLLFSVPVAIFLILVIRQLVQSPYGRVLTTIRANPSVAESIGKNVGFVRLRVFATTAFMAGIAGGLFCSYVTVAAHTQFLVEFSTFILVMVVLGGSGRWMGSILGVLGYILISEGVRFIPGIPPTMVGGVRTMLFAGLLFLAMMYRPQGLIGRYKLE from the coding sequence ATGGATTACTTTGCTGATCTTGCCGTCAAATTGAGTATATTTGCCATTTTGGCTACCTCTCTTAATATGTCCGTCGGATATACCGGGCTTATGAGCCTGTCACATGCTGGGTTTATGGGAGTTGGTGCTTATACATTTGCTATCTTGACTACCCAATCTACGAACCCTCCCCCTGGCGCAGAAATGTTTAATTTGCCGTATTGGCCAGCATTGCTAGTGGCGGGAATTATTGCTGCTGTTGCTGCAATTATTGTCTCTCCTATATTGAGGCTTCGTGGTCATTTTTTCGTACTCGCTACGGTTACGGTTCAATTAACGATGGTACAAGTGCTACTAAGCTGGAAATGGATGACTAATGGTTCACTTGCAATTCGTGATGTGCCCAGACCTTCTTTTCTCGGCCACGTCGTTGGTTCACCTCAAGAATTCTTGCTATTCAGTGTGCCTGTAGCAATTTTTCTCATTCTAGTAATTCGGCAGCTGGTGCAATCTCCTTATGGTCGCGTCCTTACTACGATTAGAGCTAATCCTTCAGTTGCTGAGAGCATAGGTAAAAATGTCGGGTTCGTAAGACTTCGAGTATTTGCCACAACTGCATTCATGGCAGGTATTGCGGGAGGATTGTTCTGCTCGTATGTAACGGTAGCTGCACATACGCAATTTTTGGTCGAGTTCAGTACGTTTATATTAGTAATGGTTGTTCTCGGTGGCTCAGGTCGTTGGATGGGCTCAATATTAGGCGTGCTAGGCTACATATTAATTAGCGAGGGAGTACGCTTTATACCTGGCATTCCTCCAACAATGGTAGGTGGCGTACGGACTATGCTTTTTGCAGGGTTATTATTCCTAGCGATGATGTACCGACCTCAAGGCCTTATTGGCCGGTATAAGCTGGAGTAG
- a CDS encoding ABC transporter ATP-binding protein, translating into MPLLETNELLVSYGPKQILNGVSLGVEGGKVTTIIGHNGAGKSTLIKGVFGIARVTGGTVLFEGKNITNHPPFDNIKDGIGYLAQGGQVFADLSVEDNLRLGGYALEKELIPERLQQAYTMFPILDRRRKSDADTLSGGERQMLAIGMTLMLNPKMLLLDEPSGALAGPIVTQIMSTIRGLVDEKGIGVLLIEQNVDVGIQAADMVHVLEAGKAIFTGSPDELGDAESRRRLLGLG; encoded by the coding sequence ATGCCGCTACTTGAAACTAATGAGCTCTTAGTATCTTACGGACCGAAGCAAATCCTTAACGGAGTATCGCTAGGGGTTGAAGGCGGGAAAGTAACGACCATTATCGGGCATAACGGCGCAGGTAAGTCCACGCTGATTAAAGGCGTCTTTGGCATCGCACGTGTCACTGGTGGCACCGTGTTGTTCGAAGGAAAAAATATTACCAATCATCCTCCATTTGACAATATTAAAGATGGTATTGGCTATTTGGCGCAAGGTGGCCAAGTTTTTGCTGATCTGTCAGTTGAAGATAATTTGCGACTTGGTGGATATGCATTGGAGAAAGAATTAATTCCTGAGCGACTTCAACAGGCCTACACGATGTTCCCTATTTTGGACAGGCGCCGCAAGTCGGACGCTGACACTCTTTCTGGTGGAGAACGCCAAATGCTAGCCATCGGCATGACATTAATGCTTAATCCTAAAATGCTACTACTTGATGAGCCTTCCGGCGCTCTTGCCGGGCCAATAGTCACTCAGATAATGAGTACAATTCGAGGGCTTGTTGATGAAAAAGGTATAGGAGTCCTTCTCATTGAACAGAATGTTGACGTTGGAATTCAAGCCGCCGATATGGTGCACGTATTAGAGGCAGGGAAAGCAATATTTACAGGCTCACCAGACGAGCTTGGCGATGCAGAGTCACGTAGGCGACTACTTGGGCTGGGTTAG
- a CDS encoding hydantoinase B/oxoprolinase family protein, giving the protein MATTDVISQEVIRARLDGIVREMQAAVLRTGFSTIIRESHDFSAGITDREGNVVGQFSPLPPHLGAYPECVKGVLQFYTYDQMSDGDCFLINHPYYSGCPHPNDMVVVLPVFHQGKVVAFCASMGHKSDIGGQSPGSRNTLARDVFGEGLQIMPVKFLSERVPHKETHQLLRSNSRTPELVIGDLGAQAGALWSIGAYRLKNLMDEYGQDSVTDAFEQIGLRTEARVRQVIAQWKDGVYEASGFTDDIVDPNKKLRLHVSAIVNGDRLTLDFSQTDPQSLGPINARPPFTRGMAYYAAIAMIDPGIPNNFGLARAVDCVFGEGTVLNPTFPTPVGFYSMTLSTVEDIIFEAISKAAGKPLVAHNASSGMVVMGTVGGGRRYVQYELMMSGNGAYDGGDGWTGTGHSWGGGSKLTSVEILESEFDVELRNFSLVSDSGGPGEYRGGLALRREYVIQQPSRYAGGSPRNLSPAQGVGGGLDGIAGAVTINPGSPDEQKYVGIISNVMLQEGDVVRVETGSAGGAGDPLKRDRLRVMNDLRNGYISPQSAVATYGLSEEQATQALSPKPEVI; this is encoded by the coding sequence ATGGCTACCACCGACGTAATCAGTCAAGAAGTAATTAGGGCACGATTAGACGGTATAGTCCGTGAGATGCAGGCTGCAGTTTTGCGCACTGGTTTCTCTACAATCATACGTGAATCACATGATTTTTCTGCTGGTATAACAGATAGAGAGGGGAATGTTGTAGGGCAATTTTCCCCTTTACCTCCTCATTTAGGTGCTTACCCTGAATGTGTAAAAGGCGTACTCCAATTTTACACATATGACCAAATGAGTGATGGTGATTGTTTCCTCATCAATCACCCATATTACTCAGGATGCCCTCACCCTAATGACATGGTTGTAGTCCTTCCCGTGTTCCATCAAGGTAAAGTGGTGGCATTTTGCGCCTCTATGGGGCATAAAAGCGACATTGGAGGCCAGTCACCAGGCTCAAGAAATACCTTAGCACGCGACGTATTCGGTGAAGGACTTCAGATAATGCCAGTAAAATTCCTTTCCGAGAGGGTTCCGCATAAAGAGACCCATCAGCTACTGAGATCAAATAGCCGTACACCTGAGCTCGTTATAGGCGATTTGGGAGCACAGGCAGGAGCCTTATGGAGCATTGGTGCCTACAGGCTTAAAAACCTAATGGATGAGTATGGACAGGATTCAGTGACGGATGCATTTGAACAAATAGGGCTTCGGACCGAAGCACGCGTAAGACAAGTTATTGCACAATGGAAAGACGGGGTCTACGAAGCTTCCGGGTTCACTGACGATATTGTTGATCCTAATAAAAAGCTCCGTTTACATGTCTCAGCCATAGTAAATGGCGACAGGCTTACATTAGATTTTTCACAAACTGATCCTCAAAGCTTAGGGCCTATTAACGCACGTCCACCATTTACAAGGGGTATGGCATATTACGCTGCCATAGCAATGATTGACCCAGGCATACCCAATAACTTTGGATTAGCTCGCGCTGTGGATTGCGTTTTTGGTGAAGGCACAGTGTTGAACCCTACGTTCCCTACACCTGTAGGCTTCTATTCAATGACGCTCTCGACAGTAGAAGACATTATTTTTGAAGCTATTAGCAAAGCCGCAGGGAAACCACTAGTCGCGCACAACGCAAGTAGCGGGATGGTTGTCATGGGCACCGTAGGAGGAGGACGCCGCTACGTTCAATATGAGCTTATGATGTCGGGCAACGGAGCCTATGACGGAGGCGATGGATGGACTGGTACTGGACATTCCTGGGGGGGAGGGAGCAAGCTGACCAGTGTAGAAATCCTGGAATCTGAATTTGATGTCGAGCTTCGTAATTTTAGTCTTGTCTCGGACTCTGGGGGGCCAGGTGAATACCGTGGCGGTTTGGCCTTACGTCGCGAATATGTGATACAGCAGCCAAGTAGATACGCCGGGGGTAGCCCTAGAAACCTCTCCCCAGCGCAGGGTGTAGGAGGCGGATTGGATGGTATTGCTGGCGCAGTGACAATAAACCCAGGATCTCCGGATGAACAAAAATACGTTGGAATTATCTCTAACGTTATGCTCCAAGAAGGGGATGTCGTCCGTGTAGAAACTGGAAGTGCCGGAGGGGCTGGTGATCCTCTGAAGAGAGACAGGCTCAGAGTAATGAATGATTTACGCAATGGATATATATCCCCACAAAGCGCAGTGGCTACATACGGCCTTAGTGAGGAACAAGCTACGCAGGCTTTATCGCCAAAGCCAGAGGTGATATGA